The sequence below is a genomic window from Quercus lobata isolate SW786 unplaced genomic scaffold, ValleyOak3.0 Primary Assembly Scq3eQI_331, whole genome shotgun sequence.
CCGGGGCGGTTCAGTCACAGAAGCTGGCTACCCAGGCGATCTCTTCGTTGCAGTCATTACCTGGTGGGGATATTAAGTTATTGTGTGATACTGTGGTGAAGAGAGTGAGGGAGCTTACTGGGTATGATAGGGCTATGGTGTATATGTTTCATGAGGATGAGCATGGTGAGGTTGTGGCAGAGAGTAAGAGGCCGGATTTGGAGCCATATATTGGGTTGCATTATCCGGCCACGGATATACCTCAGGCCTCGAGGTTTTTGTTACAGCAGAATAGGGTTAGGATGATTGTGGATTGTCATGCCATGCCGGTTAGGGTGATTCAGGCTGATTGGCTTGAGCGGCCTTTGTGCTTGGTTGCTTCAACGCTTCGTGCTCCTCATGGCTGTCATGCTCAGTATATGGCTAATATGGGCTCGACTGCCTCATTGGCAATGGCGGTTATTATCAATGGAAATGATGAGGAAGGAGTTGGTGGGCGGAGTTCAATGAGGTTATGGGGTTTGGTGGTTTGTCATCACACTTCTGCTAGGTGCATTCCATTCCCTCTTCGCCATGCTTGTGAGGTCTTAATGCAGGCTTTTGGACTCCAATTGAATATGGAGTTGCAATTGTCATCACAGAGGTTGGAGAAACGTGTTTTAAGGATGCATACCCGCTTGTGTAATATGCTTCTTCGTGACTCACCTACTGGGATCGTTACTCAAGGGGCTGGTATTATGaaatttgtgaattgtgatgggGCAGCCCTCTACTATCAAGGAAAGTACTACCCTCTGGGTGTGGCCCCAACTGAGGCCCAGATAAAGGACATAGTAGAGTGGTTGTTGGTTTTCCATGGAGATTCCACATATTGGAGCACAGACAGTTTGGGTGTTGCTGGGTACAATGGAGCAACCTCACTTGGAGATGCAGTTTGTGGAATGGCTGTTGCTTATATCACAAAAAGGGATTTCTTGTTCTGGTTCCGGTCCCACACTGCAAAAGAGATCAAATGGGGTGGCGCAAAGCATCACCCTGGGGACAAGGATGATGGGCAGAGGATGCAGCCGCGCTCTTCTTTCGAGACATATCTGGAAGTGGTAAAAAGCCACAGCTTGCCATGGGAGAAACCAGAAAAGGATGCAATCAACTCTCTGCAGCTTCTTCTGCGAGACTCATTTAGAGATGCTGAGCTTGGGGACATGGAGTTGCAAGGTATGGATGAACTCAGTTCGGTTGCAAGAGAAATGGTCAGGTTGATAGAGACTGCAATTGCTCCTATATTTGCTGTAGATGTCGATGGCTGTATAAATGGGTGGAATGCAAAGGTTGAAGAGTTGACAGGGCTCTTAGTTGAAGAAGCTAAGGGGAAGTCTTTGGTTCGTGATCTTATTTATAAAGAATACGAAGAAACAGTAGAGAAGCTTCTTTCTCGAGCTTTAAGAGGTAGTCGATTCACACATAATGTCTTTGTTCCTGccaattttaaaagtttaataAGGGGGTTGTATTGGCATCCTGTAGAAATGTTTTGGTCCAGTTCATTCTGTATTGCATTAAAAGGCACAAAGAAAACCATTGATcttaaaataattacaaaaaatgagTTCTTTGTTGACAATAAAAGCTGCAAGTATGTtgcattaattttgatttttttttgaatttgaagtgCATGTTGCGGATTAGATTTAAAGCAAGAAGTTGCTTACTTTCTCTACATATGCTGTGATGGCTTTGTTTGAATGGGATGTCCTAAATTCCATCAGTTGACCATTATATGTTAGCTTGCCTCTTAAATTATTCTTCCCATTTGACAGagtaaatttgtaatttgcCAAAAGTTTAGTTGTTGCTTGTGCTGTGTCAATATATTTGCATTG
It includes:
- the LOC115973147 gene encoding phytochrome B-like isoform X2 — its product is MASSSRATHSHSTKTNSNTNNSEAQNMRLQQSESTIPKAIAQYPVDARLHAVFEQSGESGKSFDYFQSIRTTTDSVTAEEMGAYFSKIQRGGHIQPFGCMIAVDKVSFSVIAYSENARDMLALLPQSVPSLEKPEILTIGTDVRTLFTNSSSELLEKALRAREITLGNPVWIHSKNCGKPFYAILHRIDVGIVIDLELAGTEDPALSITGAVQSQKLATQAISSLQSLPGGDIKLLCDTVVKRVRELTGYDRAMVYMFHEDEHGEVVAESKRPDLEPYIGLHYPATDIPQASRFLLQQNRVRMIVDCHAMPVRVIQADWLERPLCLVASTLRAPHGCHAQYMANMGSTASLAMAVIINGNDEEGVGGRSSMRLWGLVVCHHTSARCIPFPLRHACEVLMQAFGLQLNMELQLSSQRLEKRVLRMHTRLCNMLLRDSPTGIVTQGAGIMKFVNCDGAALYYQGKYYPLGVAPTEAQIKDIVEWLLVFHGDSTYWSTDSLGVAGYNGATSLGDAVCGMAVAYITKRDFLFWFRSHTAKEIKWGGAKHHPGDKDDGQRMQPRSSFETYLEVVKSHSLPWEKPEKDAINSLQLLLRDSFRDAELGDMELQDVDGCINGWNAKVEELTGLLVEEAKGKSLVRDLIYKEYEETVEKLLSRALRGEEDRNVEIKLRTFGPEHHKRAVFVVVNACSSKDYTDNIVGVCFVGQSNSKYNDFRKKGLDHYGLLRQLLPTVAQTSSAQHVSAVDVDEQGSNPKRKRLSHTDTSSVKKRKAVSFAKGHKILVSMSDKLDNETLFEATEKLVKAEWREAFVNFTSDRRLGWIKYLTRSS
- the LOC115973147 gene encoding phytochrome B-like isoform X1 — encoded protein: MASSSRATHSHSTKTNSNTNNSEAQNMRLQQSESTIPKAIAQYPVDARLHAVFEQSGESGKSFDYFQSIRTTTDSVTAEEMGAYFSKIQRGGHIQPFGCMIAVDKVSFSVIAYSENARDMLALLPQSVPSLEKPEILTIGTDVRTLFTNSSSELLEKALRAREITLGNPVWIHSKNCGKPFYAILHRIDVGIVIDLELAGTEDPALSITGAVQSQKLATQAISSLQSLPGGDIKLLCDTVVKRVRELTGYDRAMVYMFHEDEHGEVVAESKRPDLEPYIGLHYPATDIPQASRFLLQQNRVRMIVDCHAMPVRVIQADWLERPLCLVASTLRAPHGCHAQYMANMGSTASLAMAVIINGNDEEGVGGRSSMRLWGLVVCHHTSARCIPFPLRHACEVLMQAFGLQLNMELQLSSQRLEKRVLRMHTRLCNMLLRDSPTGIVTQGAGIMKFVNCDGAALYYQGKYYPLGVAPTEAQIKDIVEWLLVFHGDSTYWSTDSLGVAGYNGATSLGDAVCGMAVAYITKRDFLFWFRSHTAKEIKWGGAKHHPGDKDDGQRMQPRSSFETYLEVVKSHSLPWEKPEKDAINSLQLLLRDSFRDAELGDMELQGMDELSSVAREMVRLIETAIAPIFAVDVDGCINGWNAKVEELTGLLVEEAKGKSLVRDLIYKEYEETVEKLLSRALRGEEDRNVEIKLRTFGPEHHKRAVFVVVNACSSKDYTDNIVGVCFVGQSNSKYNDFRKKGLDHYGLLRQLLPTVAQTSSAQHVSAVDVDEQGSNPKRKRLSHTDTSSVKKRKAVSFAKGHKILVSMSDKLDNETLFEATEKLVKAEWREAFVNFTSDRRLGWIKYLTRSS
- the LOC115973147 gene encoding phytochrome B-like isoform X3, with amino-acid sequence MASSSRATHSHSTKTNSNTNNSEAQNMRLQQSESTIPKAIAQYPVDARLHAVFEQSGESGKSFDYFQSIRTTTDSVTAEEMGAYFSKIQRGGHIQPFGCMIAVDKVSFSVIAYSENARDMLALLPQSVPSLEKPEILTIGTDVRTLFTNSSSELLEKALRAREITLGNPVWIHSKNCGKPFYAILHRIDVGIVIDLELAGTEDPALSITGAVQSQKLATQAISSLQSLPGGDIKLLCDTVVKRVRELTGYDRAMVYMFHEDEHGEVVAESKRPDLEPYIGLHYPATDIPQASRFLLQQNRVRMIVDCHAMPVRVIQADWLERPLCLVASTLRAPHGCHAQYMANMGSTASLAMAVIINGNDEEGVGGRSSMRLWGLVVCHHTSARCIPFPLRHACEVLMQAFGLQLNMELQLSSQRLEKRVLRMHTRLCNMLLRDSPTGIVTQGAGIMKFVNCDGAALYYQGKYYPLGVAPTEAQIKDIVEWLLVFHGDSTYWSTDSLGVAGYNGATSLGDAVCGMAVAYITKRDFLFWFRSHTAKEIKWGGAKHHPGDKDDGQRMQPRSSFETYLEVVKSHSLPWEKPEKDAINSLQLLLRDSFRDAELGDMELQGMDELSSVAREMVRLIETAIAPIFAVDVDGCINGWNAKVEELTGLLVEEAKGKSLVRDLIYKEYEETVEKLLSRALRV